DNA from Brachyspira aalborgi:
GAAAAAATTTTTACGGAATAAAAGTTCATGAAGAAGCTATAAAAAGAGGAGTTAAAATTACGGGTGCTACAACGCATTTTGTAAACGAAATTGTTGACGGCGGAGAGATTATAATGCAAAAAGCCGTTAAAGTTTTAGATAACGATACGGCGGAAAAATTGCAAAAAAGAGTTATGGAATCTGCCGAATGGATTATACTTCCAAAGACTGTGGAAAAAGTTTGTAAAAGCCTTATTTTATAATTATTTTTAAAATAAATTGATATTTATAAAAAATTTAAAAAGCAATTTGAAAAAAATTATCCTTTCTTTGTTTTATTTATATTTTTCTTTATTTTATTTTTGGCTTTTTCAATTTTATATTCTCTTCCAACCGATTTATAAATGAATCCCAATTTTTTTATTTCTATAAATTTAAGTTTTTCAAAATTAAGAATTTCGTTAGGCAATTCTTTTGCATATCCGTCCCAAATTATATCAATTCTTTCAAGATTAACCAAATTTTTAATTTCTTTTGGTAGTTCTTTTAAGTTTGCGCTTTTAATATGAAGGCTTTTAAGATTAATTAAATTTCCTATTTCTCTTGGAAGCTCTTTCATTTTATAACATTCTATTGTTAAATGTATTAATTTAGTAAAATTTGCAAGCTCTTTTGGAAATTCCTTTAAGCTATAAGATGAATATATCTTAAAATATTCAAGGTTAATTAAATTCCCAAACTCTTTAGGAAATTTTTTTAAATTACTTTCCCATAAAGTGAAATATTTTAGTTTTTTTAAATTTCCTATTTCATGAGGCAATTCTTTTAAATTTTCGCAAGCTATTTCTATATCTTCAAGTTTTGAAAAATTGCATATTTCTTTAGGCAGTTTTACTAATTTATCGCAACTTATTATAAGACTTTTAAGGTTAACAAAATTGGCAATTTCATTAGGAAGTTTTTCTAAATTTTCGCTTCTTAATTTCAAATTCTTTAAGATTAGTAAGATTAAATAATTCTTTCGGAAGTTCGTTTAATTTTTTACAACTTATTTCAAGTTTTTTAAGGTTAGTTAACTTCCCAATTTCTTTTGGCAATTTCTTTAATTTGCAACCGCGAAAACCTCCGATAGTAAGCTCTTCAAGATTAATTAAATTTCCAATATCTTTTGGCAACACTTTTAAGTTTATGGATTTTATATATAGTTCTTTAAGATTTACAAGTTTAAAAATTTCATTTGGAATATAAGAAAAATTTTTTTCCGCTCTAGATAATTCGCCAAGCGTAAGTTCTTTAATATCCAATAGCTTATTTTTATCTTTGGTTTTCAATTCTTTAATATCATATTTTTTAGCCCATTTGTTTAATTTTTCAATATCTTTTTTGGTTAAATTGTTTTGCATTTTAATTTATCCTGTTTAATAAAATTATTTATATATTTTGAAAATTAAAGAATTATAATTTATGCATTATCTAATTTTATATTATCTCTTAAAAATTCATATAATTCAATTATCTTATCGGCTATATCTTCAGCTTCATCTTTTTTAGTAGTATCAATAAATTTGAGATAAACCCAACTACTTCCATATTCTGAACTTTCACCTTCTATACAATTATTAAGGATTTTAGTAATTTTATTTTTAATTTTATCAATATATTTTAATTGATTAATAATATCAGGTTTTTCAGAAAAAACGCTTATGCATAAATGATAATCGAGACGCTGGTCTAATATTATATGAATATCATTATTTTTTCCTATTGGAATATCTATATTTAAAGAATATGAATCTCCAGAAGAAAACCTATAACTAACAAGTTCTTTAGATATAATATTAGCATAAATGCCTTTATTTGTTTTATATTCTTCCACAATTTTTCTTATATATGAATAATATTCTATATCTCTCGATACAAGATTAAGTCTTTTATTTGAAATTACTTTTTGGGCATTTTCCAATAACTCGTAAAATTTATTTAATTTATCAAAACTATCTTTTATTGGTTCGCCCTCGTTTATTAATGATTTAAGATTTAAAAAATCTTCAGTTATTTTTTGTTCCACTTTATTTTCCTCCGTTTCTTTACTTATAAATTTTTCGTTATCTCTTATTTGAATTAAAGCCGAATAAATCGACTGATATTTTTGTTCTTTTAAGAATTCGTATTCTTTATTATTTAAAATTTTATCTTCAATCCAATTTGACATATCGTCATGCGATAAATAATATATTTTATTTTCTTTTTCTAAATCTGAAATTAATTTTTTATCAATACTAAATTCTGACGGTTTATAACCGTATCGGGTTAAATAAACTACAAATATATTATCTTTAATAATTTTATTTTCATTAATTCTATTACTATAATAATCTTGCAATTGGTTTGGTTGGTCGCCAGCTCCAATTTTATTTTCAATTATTATTTCAAAATTATCGGACTGTATAAATAAATCCATTCTACGCTTACTTTCGATTGAAGGATGCTCTTCGCTATAAACACTTATATTGGAAGAATTAATATTTACGCTATCGTTTCCTAATTTTTCTTTAATAATATATTCCGAAAAATCTTTTGCAAAATTTATTTCTTTATTATCATATTTAAATTTTATTTTAAGAATATTATATAATAGCGAACTATTTGAAACTTCATAATATGTATTGCCCAAAATATTTATTATATTAACTATAGGAATTAATTTTTCTTTTGCCTCGTTTATACTTTCAAATATTTTGTCTCTATTTTCAATAATATTTTTTAATAAATTAAGAGTTTGATTTTCTACTTCTGTCATAAAAATTCCTCCTATTTTTATATTATACTTATATTTTAAATTGTCAATTATTTATATTAAATATTTAAATTTTATTTATTTAAAAATTTTACTTAAACTTAACCTTTTAATTCTAAATCTTTTAAATTTAGTTAAATTTTCAATTTCTTTTGGTAGATTTTTTATTTTATTACAATGACTTATCTCTAAATCTTTTAATTTAACTAAATTTATAATCTCTTTTGGAAATTCTTTTAAGTTATCTCCACGATTTATTTCTAAACGCTCAAGCCTAACTAAATTTACAATTTCTTTAGGAAATTTTGTTAAATTATTTAGCCATAAAGTAAAATCTTTAAGTTTTTTTAAATTTCCTATCTCTTTAGGCAATACTTTTAAACTTTTAGAACCTATAAGAATATATTCAAGTTTGATAAAATTACCAATTTCTTTTGGCAGTCTATCTAATTTATCGCACCTTATTGTAAGTCTTTTAAGTTTAGTCAAATTTCCAATGTCTTTAGGCAATTCTTCTAAATTATTGCAGTTTATTAATAATTCTTTAAGATTAGTGAGATTGCATATTTCTTTAGGTAATTCTTTTAATTTGTGGCAACTTATTTCAAGCCTTTTAAGATTAGTCAAATTTCCAATTTCTTTTGGTAGTTTTTTAATTGTGCCTCCGACAATATAATCTCCAATAATAAGCTCTTCAAGATTAATCAAATTTTCTATCTCTTTAGGCAATACTTTTAAATTTCTCGAAAATATATAGAGTTTTTTAATATTTAATAATTTATTTCTATCTTTTGTTTGCAATTCTTTAATATCATATTTTTTAGCCCAATTATATAAATTATTAATTTCTTTTTTTGTTAAATTATTTTGCATTTTATTTCTCCTTAAAAATTCCACCAGCATTTAATTTTAGATTCTCTAATCAGATTGCCTATTTTTTTCGGAGTTTTCTTCAAGTTAGCGCAATATTGCATATCCAATTTTTCAAGTTTAGTCAAATTAATAATTTCTTTTGGTATCTCTTTTATTCCGTTTCCATGTAAATCAATCCGTTCAAGTTTAGGCATGCTTAATATTTCTTTAGGAAATTCTTTTAACTTATCGCTTCTTATATCGATTCCTTTAATTATTTTCAAATTTTCTATCTCTTTAGGAAGTCTTTCTAAATTAGAACAGTCTAATCCAAGACTGCGAAGTTTAGTAAAATTTCCTATACTTTTTGGCAATTCTTTTAAAACTTCAGAATCCATACTAAAATATTCCATTTTTAATAAATTGCCTATTTCTTCTGGAAGTTCTTTTAATTTATCGCAATACATTCTAACGCTATTAAGATTAATCAAGTTTCCAATCTCATGCGGTAATTCTTCTAAACTATCGCAATCTATTTCAAATCTTTTAAGATTAACCAAATCGCCAATTTCTTTGGGCAACTCTTTTAAGTTGGAAGAGAAAATATCAAATTCTTTGAGACTAATTAATTTCCCAATCTCTTTTGGTATTATTTTTAAATTTGAATTTTCGTTGAACGAATACTTTCCTAAACTAAATATTTTAAGATTGGCTAAATTTCCAATCTCGTTTGGTAAGTCTTTTAAATTTTCGCAATGTATATCAAGTTCTTGAAGGTTAGTTAAATTTCCAATTTCTTCAGGAATTTTTTCTAATTTCTCACACCATTCTATATTAAGTTTTTCGAGATTAACTAAATCGCCGATTTCTTTGGGGATATATTTCAAGTTTTTACAATGGTATATATTAAGATTTTTGAGTTTAGTTAAACCATTAATTTCTTTTGGAATATATTTTAAGTTTGCGCACCATATATTAAGAGTCTCGAGATTAATTAAACATTTAATTTCTTTTGGAATATTTTTTAATTTATTTAGAGCTATTTCTAATTCTTTAAGATTGATTAAATTTCCTATTTCTTTGGGAATATGTTTTAAGCTTTCGCACCAACTTATCTGAAGTTTTTCAAGATTAATTAAATCGAATAACTCTTTTGGAAGTTTCTTTGATTTGCGACAACAAATTGATAAATTTTTAAGATTGATTAATTTATATATATTTTTTGGCAAATATTTCATATTATCGCATGATATATGAAGTTCCTCAAGTTTTGTCAAATTAGATATTTCATTTGGCAATTCCGTTAAACTAGCTCGCCATATATTAAAATTTTTAAGATTAACTAAATTTTTTATATCTTTTGGAATTTCCGTTATTTCACAATTTATTTCAAGGTTTTCGAGATTTGGCAAATAAAATATTTCTTTAGGCAATTCTTTTAAACCTTTGCATCGCACTATTTTAAGAGTTTTAAGATTTTTTAAATTTCCAATTTCTTTAGGAATTCCGTTAAAATCTTCAAATTCGCTATCTATTTCTAAATATTCGAGATTAATTAAATTTCCGATTTCTTTAGGCAAACATTTTAAAATTTCAACGGCTATAGAAAGTTTTTTTAAGTTAATTAAGTTTTCTATTTCTGCTGGCAATTCTTTCATGTATCCGTTATCGCCATACATCTCTAGAGTCCTTAATTTAGATAGTTTTAATATTTCTTTTTGGAATTCAAATCCATCAAAATCAAATATTTCTAATTCGATATTTTTTATATTGTCTAAATCGTTTATTTTTTTATAATAACCTTTAAACTTATTAAAATAGATTAAACGAATATTTTCAAGATTTTTTAAGTTAAATATTTCTTTAGGAAATTCTATTAACTCCTCGCAATATATAAAATTAAGAGTTTTAAGTTTTGTTAAATTGCTTATTCCATCGGTAAATTCTGCCAAAGAATAGCAGTCTATATTAAGAGTTTCAAGATTAACCAAGTTGAAAATTTCTTTTGGCAGAGTTTTTATATCGGAAAATTCTATCGTAAGTTTTTTAAGATTAATTAATTTTTCAATATCTTTAGGAAATTCTTCCAAAGAATAGCAGTCTATATAAAAACTCTCGAGATTTGTAAGTTTGAAAATTTCGTTTGGCAAATAATCTATTTCATCAGAAACTATTTTAAGTTCTTTAATATCCAATATAATACTCAATATTTTTTCTTCTGTATCCAAATCTTCAATATTATACTTTTTCGCCCATTTGCATAAATTGTCGATTTCTTTTTTGGTTAAATTATTTATCATTTTATTTTCTACCATTTCTAATTTTTTTATCTCTCTACGAACTGACTTTGGCAACCCATCCATTGCTCTGAATTCCTCAAATATAGCGCCTTGTATGCTCATGCTGGCATAAATTTCAAATTTTATATCGCTTTCGTTGTTTGGGTTATATCTATCTATCGCTTCCAAAAGTCCGAAAGAACCTAAATATACTAAATCCTCATAATCCAAATTCTTAAAGCGTCCTTTTCCAATATTTCCTTTAATCTTATTAGCCGTATCTTCCAACAAATATTTATATTTAGTAATCAATGCTTCTCTTATTTGCGGAGATAAAGTTTTTTTATATTCTATCCAATATTCTTTTTCGTTTTCGTTAGTAATAATAATTTTATTTATATTATTGTTTTTCACTTTACTTTTCCTTTTATTTAATAAAAATTGTTTATATTAATTATAACATATAACTAGTATTATATAATGATACTAGTTATTTATATATTTTAAAAATTATAAAATTATTTTCTCATAAATTTTTTATACCATAAAGCTAATTCTTCATTGTTTAATAATTCTTTTTTAGTATAAAAGAAATGAATTTTGCCATCGCATTGCCAAGTCCACCAACCTTCTCCGTCTCTTTTATGCATTTGCAAAACGGTATTGTCGTCATAGTATTTCAAAATTAATCTATCTTTACGGCGAAAACATCTATTATAAGCTATTTTATCTTTTTTAGATGTATTGCCGCATACCCAATGAATAGGATTTTTTCTATAACTTTTTGACATAATAAACCCTTTATAATTTTAAACCCGCTTAATATTAATTAAACGAAGGGTATTATAAAAACTAAAATTAAATAGCCTATATTTATAATATATGCCATTTTTTAATCTTTTTTTTCTTTTATCACAATTTTTAATTCTACATCCTTATTTTCATTATTAGGACTATCGACAATATACTTTAATAGTTCCTTATTATTATTATTTTTAATATCAAATTCAACTTTAAATTCTGATAAATTCCATATCTCTTTAGGAAGCTCTTTTAAGTTAGAACATTTTATTTCTAACTTTTCAAGATTATTTAAATTCCCAATTTCTTTTGGAAGTTCATTTAAGTTGGGGCATGTTATATATAAATTTGTAAGATTATTTAAATTCCCAATCTCTTTAGGAAGTTCATTTAAGTTAGGGCATTCTATTTCTAACCTTCCAAGATTATTTAAATTCCCTATTTCTTTAGGAAGCTCTTTTAAGTTAGGACGTGTTATATGTAAATATTCAAGATTATTTAAATTCCCTATTTCTTTTGGAAGCTCTTTTAAGTTAGGACATCTTATTGTCAAACCTTCAAGATTATTTAAATTCCCTATTTCTTTAGGCAATTCAGTCAAGTCTTCTACCTCTATTCCGAGAAATTTAAGCCGATTAAGTTTAAAAACTTCCTTCGGAAGAGAATTTCTAGCAGCAATACCAGTAAGGTTTAAAATATCCTCTTTACTTTCTATATTTTCTTCATACACATAACGAGAATTTTGCTTTTCTTCAAGTTTTGTAGCCCAAAAATATAAATTATTAACATCTTCAAGCGTTAAATTATTTGCCATTTTATTTCTCCTGTTTTTAAGTTTAAATTTTATTGAGTTATTTTTTCTTTTAATAAATTATATAAATCAATTATTTTCTGTCCTATTTCTTCGGGTTTGTCTTTTTCAATATCTATATATAAAGTATAAATATATCCTCTATCTTCGTCTTCTTTATATTTATTGCTATCTTTACCAAGTATTTTTCCTATTTCGGTTTTAATCGGCTCTTCTCTTAACTTATTTGCAATGTTATTATTCGCAATTATATTTATAAATAAATGATAATCAACGATATAAATATTCTGTTCTAAAGTTATGCATAAATCCAAGTAGCCTATTATTGAAATAAGTATATTCCTTGACCATATACCGTTAAATTGTCCTTTAATACCTTCTTCATTATATAAGAGAGCGCCTTTCATATAATCTTCGCCTTTATCAGATTGAACTTTTTTAATAAATTCGCTTACCTTCGATGAATATTTTATATTGCCAGATATAAGCTCGAATTTTTTATCTATAATTACTCTTTGAGCATTTTCTAACAATTCATAAAATTTGTTTAATTTATCAAAGCTATCCTTTATCGTTTCTTCCTTATTTAATAAATTTTCAAAATATTTATTCTCTTCAAAAAAATTTTTAATTTTTTCTTTTTTCATGTTGTTCTCCTCGTTTGGATTAGTTATAATTTTTTCGTTATCTCTTATTTGAATTAATGCGGAATAAATCGATTGATATTTTTTATCGAATTTCAAAAACTCGTATTTATTTAAAATATCGTTTTCAATCCATTCGGCTATATCGCCGTGTGATAAATAATATATTTTATCTTTTAACTCTTCTTTTGTTTCTTTTGATATGCTATATTCTGACGCTTCATATTTCCATCTGGTTAAGTAAACTAAAAATATTTCTTTTTCTCCGTTATATCTATCGTTATAATAATCTAATAATTGATTTTCTTGGTCGCCCGCATTTATTTTGTTTTCAATTATTATTTCAAATTTATCGAATACGATTAATATGTCAATTCTTCTGCCGTCTTTAGTTTGAAATTCTCTATATACATTTTTAAATTTAGCGTTTTTAATTTTATCTTTATATTCATCGCCAACAATATATAAAGAAAAATCTTTTGCAAAATTTATTTCTTTATTATCATATTTAAATTTTATTTTAAGAATATTATGAAGTAAAGAACTATTTTTTACTTCGTCATAGGCGCAACCTAAAATATTTATTATATTAACCGTTGGAATAATTCTTTTCTTTGCCTCTTCAATATCTTTTTCAATTTTTTCTTTGTTTTCAATTAAACTTTTTAGCAAATCGATTTGTTTATCTTCTGCCATATAGCATACCTCCTTTATTAGATTTTAAACATTTGTAAAATTTTTTATGCATTTTTTACTCCTTAATAAAAATTTAAATTTATAAATATTCTTTAGTTTTTTCAATACAAAACATTGCTTTATAAGCATCCATTTCATCATCTACTTCTAAAAGAATGTCATCTTCTGTATTTGTTTTACTAATTCTTAATTTTAATAAATAATTGAAATCATGGAACTTTTTATATATTTCTAATATATCGGTAAGAGGCGCTAATACCATTATAGGATTTGTTTTTTGGTATGATTTTATCCATAATTTTTTATTAGTTATATATAATGTTCCTCTATACATTTCTCTAAATCTTCTATGTTCTTTATTGTCATAATATTCTGTAAGTCTTCTTATATCATCTATAATCAAAAAACAACCTTCGTCTTCTCCAAAAATATGGTCTAAATCGGTTTCTACAAAATATTTATTTTCTACATAGCCTACAATTTCATTATAAATTTCATCCACTTTTTCTTCTTCTGCACGTCTTCTTTCTTCATCATTTTCTATACGCTCTCTATTAATATCAAAATATCTAATTTTTTCTTCTAAAATTTTTCTTAATACATTATCTTTTTCCGCCCATTTTTCAATTCCATTTTTTAGAAATAAGATTTTATCGTCTATTCCATCGATTTTATTTAAATGAACTTCTATTACATTAGTATATAAAACTTTTATTTTTTCTCTATCTTTTCTTGACAATTTGCCAAATTCGTTTTGTAAATATAAAATTTCATCATCTATTCCTTCAATTTTTGCTAAATTATATTTAATTAAATTCATATATAAAAAATTTGTTTTTTCTCTATCTTTTCCTGATAATTTTGAAATTTCATTTTGTAAATATAAAATTTTGTCGTCTATTCCATCGATTTTATAAAAAATTAGATTAAATTTTCTTTCAAAATTAATCATTTTAATTTTTTTAATAGTTTTTATAAAATATAAAATAGATAATATAATGGTAATAAGACATATTGTTAATAAAAATATGCCAAATTCTTTCATATCTTCATCGCTATGTTTTAATAATGAGAAAGCTTCATAAGTTATTGGTAAAACTATTGAATATGTAATAAGCACAAAAGCAAATTTCTTCTCATAAGTGTCTTTTCTACGAAGTATAATTCTAAGAAATGTTAAATCAATTATAGCAAAAAGTATCATTTTAAATTCTGACTTCATACCAGATATTGCCCCTATATAAATTAACAAAGCGGCATATATTATTGACATTTTAGTAAATCCACGCATTTTAATTCTCCTTTTTTATTTATTAAAGTAGGTAAAAATTATTAATTTCTACCTACCGCATCCATTCAACTTTACTTATAAAGCTGGGGCATGTTTGCCTTTACTCGGTCCATCTGGATGTCTTGAGCAACTGCTGGCAGTTAAATTCCTCAAATCTGAGTATTTCTGTCCGCAATATTTGCAAATATATTGAGATTTCTCTCCTCCCTCGTAAAGCTTGTGTTTTCCCTTACTCGGTCCATCTGGATGTCTTGAGCAACTGTTAGCAGTCAAATTCCTAACATCGGAATATTTTTGCCCACAGTATTCGCAATAATAATTTGCCATTTTTTGTCTCCTTTTAATTTAAATTTTTTATTATATTATAACATATAACTAGTATCATACAGTGATACTTGTTTTTATTTTTCCCAAAAATATTTTGTATATAAAAATATGAATAAAAACATTTAATTGAATAAACGATTTTATTAAATATGAACTCAAAATAAATATAATAGTTTTTATAATTAATAAGTAAACATAAAATTTTAAAATGATGCTGAGCTGAGCTGAGCTGAGCTGCAGAATTTATTATTTTTTAGTATTTCATTTTTCTTTAACATAGTTAAAATTATACAATATCTTAAAAATAAGTCAAGCGTTTTATATAATTTATAATATTTTTATTCGCTTTAACGATTGTAATTATAATATTTTTAAAAATAAATTTCAACCGTTTTTATTGACTAATTAAGGTTTATAATTAATATATAAAGTCAAATTATTTATTCCGATAACGGCAAAAAAATTAATAAAATGCATTCTTTATTGATATTTTGCCGATAAAATATATAATAATTTATATGAATTATTTATTAGTATCTCAAATATCAAAAAAATGGAATATACCAGAAGACGCTAAAAAACCAAATCGTATAAATAAAAAATATTCTAAACCAAAAACATTGCTTGAAATACTTCAATTTGAAAAGAAAAATAAAATCGCAGGCGGAATATATCATAAAATTCAAATAGATTTAACATTTAATTCAAATCATATTGAAGGCAGTAAATTAACTATAGAGCAGACAAGATATATTTTTGAAACAAATACCATAGAAATTGGAAATCAAATATTAAACTCTGACGATATAATCGAAACGGCTAATCATTTTAAATGTATAGATGTAATAATAGAATCTGCCAAAAAAACTATATCGGAACAATTTATAAAAGAATTGCATAAAATATTAAAAAGCGGAACAAGTAGCGATAGACTTGATTGGTTTAAAGTAGGAGATTATAAAAAACTTCCAAACGAGGTTGGAGGCAAGGAAACTACAAAACCTAAAATTGTGGCGAAAGAAATAAAAAAACTTATCGATTGGTATAATTCGCTTTCGTTAATAACATTTGACGATATTTTAAATTTTCATTATAAATTTGAAATGATTCATCCTTTTCAAGACGGAAACGGACGCGTTGGAAGATTAATTATGTTTAAAGAATGTTTAAAACATAATATAGTTCCTTTCATTATAGACGATAATTTGAAACTATTTTATTATCGCGGTTTAAATGAATGGAAAAATGAGAAAGGTTATTTAAGAGATACATGTTTAACGGCTCAAGATAAATTTAAAACTTGGCTTGATTATTTTCAAATACCTTACAAGAATTAAAAATATTATAGATTAAAAAATTAAAATTTAGCGAGGTTATGATATGGGACCTAATCCGAATGAAATTTTTCCTAATCCGAAAATACCGAGTTTATGCTTTATCAAAAATGTTATTAAAAATCCAAATATAATTGTCGGAGAATATACTTATTATGACGACATTAACGGAGCGGAGAATTTTGAAAGTCATGTGACGCATCATTATGATTTTATAGGAGACAAACTTATCATAGGAAAATTTTGCGCTATTGCAAAAGGAATTGAATTTATAATGAATGGAGCAAATCATAGAATTAACGCAATTACCACATATCCTTTTAATATTATGGAAAACGGTTGGGAAAAAAGCGCGCCTTCTTTATCTGATTTAAAATTAAAAGGAGACACTATTATAGGCAACGATGTTTGGATAGGGCAAAATGTCACCGTCCTGCCCGCAGTTCATATAGGAGACGGTGCGATAATCGGAGCAAATTCAGTTGTGGCAAAAGATATTCCGCCTTATTCCGTTGCCGTTGGTAATCCTTGCGAAGTTAAAAGAAAAAGATTTGACGAAGATTTAATTGAATATTTGCTTAAAATTAAATGGTGGGATTGGAGCGCTGAAAAGATTTTTAAGAATATGGAAGCTTTATGCAGCGGAGATTTATCAAAAATTAAAAATATTATAGATTAACAAATTAAAATTTATCAAGGAAAAATAATGAGTAAATACGGACATTTATGGATGTATATTGATTTAATTTTTAAACAAACGAATAAAGAAAAAATTGAATTATCTTTTAATCAAATAAAAGACGCTACAGGTTTTGATATTGACCATTCTTTTTTAACTTATAAAAAAGAGCTTTTAGATTACGGTTATAAAGTTGAAAAAATAAAATTGAAAGATAAAATAATTATATTTTCAAAGTATAGATATTAATTTGTAAAGGAAAATTATTATGGATAATAAATGGGAAGAAATGTATATAGCCGCGAAAACCGTTCAAAATGAAAGAAAAATATCTAAATATGTAGAAGCGGGAACTGTCGCAGCTGCAATTCTATCGACAAAGAATAAAATATATACGGGAGTTTGTATAGATACATGCTCTACATTGGGAATATGCGCGGAAAGAAATGCGATTTTCAATATGATAACAAACGGAGAATATAAAATTAAAAGAGTTATTGCGATTATGCCAAACGAAGAAACGGGCGCGCCTTGTGGGGCTTGTCGAGAATTAATGGTTCAATTAATGCCTGACGATTATAAAGATATTGAAATTATGCTTGACTATAAAAATAAAAAAATTTTAAAGCTCGGAGAAATTACGCCAGAATGGTGGATATAAATAATAAGTAAATTATAAAATGAATTAGTTTATAATATTAATTAA
Protein-coding regions in this window:
- a CDS encoding PD-(D/E)XK nuclease family protein; its protein translation is MAEDKQIDLLKSLIENKEKIEKDIEEAKKRIIPTVNIINILGCAYDEVKNSSLLHNILKIKFKYDNKEINFAKDFSLYIVGDEYKDKIKNAKFKNVYREFQTKDGRRIDILIVFDKFEIIIENKINAGDQENQLLDYYNDRYNGEKEIFLVYLTRWKYEASEYSISKETKEELKDKIYYLSHGDIAEWIENDILNKYEFLKFDKKYQSIYSALIQIRDNEKIITNPNEENNMKKEKIKNFFEENKYFENLLNKEETIKDSFDKLNKFYELLENAQRVIIDKKFELISGNIKYSSKVSEFIKKVQSDKGEDYMKGALLYNEEGIKGQFNGIWSRNILISIIGYLDLCITLEQNIYIVDYHLFINIIANNNIANKLREEPIKTEIGKILGKDSNKYKEDEDRGYIYTLYIDIEKDKPEEIGQKIIDLYNLLKEKITQ
- a CDS encoding Fic family protein, which encodes MNYLLVSQISKKWNIPEDAKKPNRINKKYSKPKTLLEILQFEKKNKIAGGIYHKIQIDLTFNSNHIEGSKLTIEQTRYIFETNTIEIGNQILNSDDIIETANHFKCIDVIIESAKKTISEQFIKELHKILKSGTSSDRLDWFKVGDYKKLPNEVGGKETTKPKIVAKEIKKLIDWYNSLSLITFDDILNFHYKFEMIHPFQDGNGRVGRLIMFKECLKHNIVPFIIDDNLKLFYYRGLNEWKNEKGYLRDTCLTAQDKFKTWLDYFQIPYKN
- a CDS encoding Vat family streptogramin A O-acetyltransferase, whose translation is MGPNPNEIFPNPKIPSLCFIKNVIKNPNIIVGEYTYYDDINGAENFESHVTHHYDFIGDKLIIGKFCAIAKGIEFIMNGANHRINAITTYPFNIMENGWEKSAPSLSDLKLKGDTIIGNDVWIGQNVTVLPAVHIGDGAIIGANSVVAKDIPPYSVAVGNPCEVKRKRFDEDLIEYLLKIKWWDWSAEKIFKNMEALCSGDLSKIKNIID
- a CDS encoding cytidine deaminase family protein — translated: MDNKWEEMYIAAKTVQNERKISKYVEAGTVAAAILSTKNKIYTGVCIDTCSTLGICAERNAIFNMITNGEYKIKRVIAIMPNEETGAPCGACRELMVQLMPDDYKDIEIMLDYKNKKILKLGEITPEWWI